A DNA window from Fodinibius sp. Rm-B-1B1-1 contains the following coding sequences:
- a CDS encoding hydrogen peroxide-inducible genes activator: MTLTQLSYIIAVDRYRHFATAAEKSYVTQPTLSMQIHKLEDELGVTIFDRSKSPVIPTEIGEKIIAEAKKIVKQSKHIEDLAALTDDELRGTFRIGIIPTVAPYLLPLFLRNFREKYPNVRLIFEEVVTDELLDLLNQDLLDIGIIATPSDRGNIFEEDLYYEPFLGYVSEDHPLAKKERLSVDDLEVSNLWLLNEGHCFRDQTVKLCKKFRKDKLDDPKIEFESGNLETLKQLVEQNFGMTLLPFLAKNQIDEQCAKAHLREFDKPVPRRKIRVVYGREYLKQNIIEAFKEEIMAVIPDELKNEEEGLLVE; this comes from the coding sequence ATGACCCTTACGCAACTTTCATATATCATCGCTGTTGATCGCTATCGCCATTTTGCCACGGCTGCTGAAAAATCCTATGTAACACAACCCACGCTCAGCATGCAGATTCACAAGCTCGAAGATGAACTGGGCGTAACCATTTTTGATCGTTCAAAATCGCCCGTTATACCTACCGAAATTGGTGAAAAAATCATCGCGGAGGCAAAAAAGATTGTTAAACAATCTAAGCATATTGAAGATCTGGCAGCTTTAACTGATGACGAGCTCCGCGGCACATTCCGTATTGGAATCATTCCCACGGTTGCGCCATACTTGCTGCCACTGTTTCTGCGCAATTTTCGCGAAAAATATCCCAATGTGCGACTCATTTTTGAAGAAGTCGTTACCGATGAACTGTTAGATCTGTTGAATCAAGATCTTCTGGATATTGGCATCATTGCAACCCCCAGCGATCGAGGTAACATTTTTGAAGAGGATCTGTACTATGAACCGTTTCTGGGATACGTATCCGAAGATCACCCACTTGCAAAAAAGGAACGACTGTCTGTCGACGATCTGGAAGTTTCAAACCTATGGCTACTTAATGAAGGACATTGCTTCCGCGATCAAACGGTAAAACTGTGCAAGAAATTTCGTAAGGATAAACTCGACGATCCGAAAATTGAATTTGAGAGTGGAAACCTGGAAACCCTGAAACAACTTGTTGAGCAAAATTTTGGAATGACGCTACTGCCCTTTTTGGCAAAAAACCAGATCGACGAGCAATGTGCTAAAGCACACTTGCGCGAATTTGACAAACCGGTGCCGCGCCGAAAAATTCGCGTTGTATATGGACGAGAATACCTAAAGCAGAATATTATTGAGGCCTTTAAAGAAGAAATTATGGCCGTAATTCCTGATGAACTTAAAAATGAGGAGGAAGGGCTTTTGGTAGAGTAA
- a CDS encoding DUF1343 domain-containing protein, with the protein MRVSTTLFSLCWFLLLAGCSDIFSQKPAVTVGAHVLLDDHLSELQNKRVGLVMNPTARVESSHMVDTLLIHDINITALFAPEHGFRGDVGAGETIEDGVDQSTGLPVYSLYGQTRTPTPEMLKKVDILLLDIQDVGARFYTYNATLGNIIEAASAENIPVWILDRPNPAGGELISGWMMQPEHQSFVGQYPIPMVHGMTLGELAEMMVGEGWIENADSTDIRVIPMKGWNRSMKWPDTGLEWIPPSPNLPTFYHAYVYLGTVLFEGTNLSEGRGTNDPFLRVGSPSTKLTTSHIAQLRRQFSGVNIERRSFTATSMPGKAPNPKHQDKRSHGVAIQVTNPNAFNPVELGVELLSTMMDATHNAELNDFIQKLSGINRDSLLQQIQNQSYQKSWEKTTSSFHKQRQQYLIYD; encoded by the coding sequence ATGAGAGTCTCCACCACGCTATTTAGCCTTTGCTGGTTTTTACTACTGGCCGGATGTTCCGACATCTTCTCACAAAAACCGGCGGTAACGGTGGGGGCTCACGTATTGCTCGACGACCATCTCAGCGAGCTCCAAAATAAACGCGTGGGACTCGTTATGAATCCTACCGCCCGTGTGGAAAGTTCGCACATGGTGGATACCCTCCTTATCCATGACATCAACATAACCGCGCTTTTTGCGCCCGAACACGGGTTCCGTGGTGATGTAGGTGCTGGCGAAACGATCGAAGACGGCGTTGACCAATCCACTGGATTGCCCGTCTACTCACTTTACGGCCAAACGCGAACTCCTACCCCGGAGATGCTTAAAAAAGTCGATATCCTGCTTTTGGATATACAGGATGTAGGCGCCCGCTTCTATACTTACAATGCTACGCTGGGTAATATTATCGAAGCCGCATCCGCCGAAAATATCCCCGTATGGATTTTAGATCGTCCCAATCCCGCCGGTGGAGAACTCATTTCTGGCTGGATGATGCAACCCGAGCATCAATCTTTTGTGGGACAGTATCCCATTCCTATGGTACACGGTATGACACTCGGTGAATTAGCCGAGATGATGGTTGGGGAAGGTTGGATTGAAAACGCTGACAGCACTGATATCCGTGTCATCCCTATGAAAGGATGGAACCGCTCTATGAAGTGGCCAGATACCGGATTGGAATGGATACCTCCATCTCCGAACCTACCCACCTTTTATCACGCCTATGTCTATCTTGGGACGGTTTTATTTGAAGGCACAAACCTATCTGAAGGACGTGGAACCAACGATCCGTTCCTCCGAGTCGGTTCTCCGTCAACTAAACTTACCACTTCTCATATTGCACAACTTCGACGACAATTTTCGGGTGTCAATATTGAACGGCGCTCTTTTACGGCCACGTCTATGCCCGGCAAAGCTCCCAATCCCAAACACCAAGATAAACGAAGTCATGGAGTTGCTATACAAGTTACCAATCCCAATGCCTTTAACCCTGTTGAACTTGGCGTAGAGCTACTATCCACGATGATGGATGCTACTCACAATGCCGAACTAAACGACTTTATACAGAAGTTGAGTGGTATTAATCGGGATAGTTTATTACAACAAATCCAGAACCAGTCCTACCAAAAAAGTTGGGAGAAAACGACCTCATCATTTCATAAGCAGCGACAACAATACCTAATTTACGACTGA
- a CDS encoding glycerophosphodiester phosphodiesterase yields the protein MPQEQNLPALFNDDGDDFIIIAHRGASASYPENTMIAFRKAVEMNAEMIELDVALSKDGIPVVFHDKRLNKHTNGRGQLSNFTLDELKKLDAGSWFAPQFSDQTIPTLREVLAFASGTIALNIEIKSEAVSDSIVDGIEKKVVQLVQEFDMQNHVLFSSFNYRALIRFKELAPKIPAALLYSKTQSNRLLPHQLVERYNVEAFNCHYHQLSRKWMANLNEYQIPTFIYTVNSKRRMQKLIEAGVNGIFTDKPDLLRNVVKQYQSKAR from the coding sequence ATGCCGCAAGAGCAAAACTTGCCAGCACTTTTTAATGATGATGGCGACGATTTTATTATTATCGCACACCGCGGGGCCAGTGCCAGCTATCCCGAGAATACTATGATTGCATTTCGCAAAGCGGTAGAAATGAATGCTGAAATGATTGAGCTGGATGTTGCTTTAAGCAAAGATGGCATACCAGTTGTTTTTCATGACAAACGACTTAACAAACACACCAACGGGCGTGGGCAGCTGAGCAATTTTACACTTGATGAACTCAAAAAATTAGATGCCGGTTCATGGTTTGCCCCACAATTTTCAGATCAGACCATCCCGACACTGCGAGAAGTTCTTGCTTTTGCCTCCGGTACCATTGCCCTCAATATCGAAATTAAGTCCGAAGCTGTTTCGGATTCTATTGTTGATGGTATTGAGAAAAAAGTAGTACAGCTGGTCCAAGAATTTGACATGCAAAATCATGTACTCTTTTCAAGCTTTAACTACCGCGCACTAATTCGTTTCAAAGAGTTAGCACCCAAAATTCCAGCTGCGCTCCTGTATAGCAAAACGCAATCCAATCGCTTACTACCCCATCAGCTTGTTGAAAGATACAACGTTGAGGCCTTCAACTGCCATTATCATCAATTGAGTAGGAAATGGATGGCTAACCTAAACGAATATCAGATTCCAACTTTCATCTATACCGTCAATAGTAAAAGACGTATGCAAAAACTGATAGAAGCAGGAGTAAATGGCATTTTTACTGACAAACCCGATCTATTACGTAATGTTGTAAAACAGTATCAGTCCAAGGCCCGATAG
- a CDS encoding secondary thiamine-phosphate synthase enzyme YjbQ — protein MDIVSKEIEVHAEANSDIKNITGQIKDFANESGFSEGLIHIFPIGSTASISTIEFEPALVQDMKDKLEEFAPHDQATRHGETWGDDNGFSHMRATMMGPGITVPLHKGEPVLGMWQQVVIFNHDNKARDRRIFLQVMGK, from the coding sequence ATGGATATTGTAAGTAAGGAGATTGAGGTGCACGCAGAAGCAAATTCGGATATCAAAAATATAACTGGACAGATTAAAGATTTTGCTAATGAGAGTGGGTTTTCAGAAGGGCTTATTCATATTTTTCCCATAGGTTCTACGGCTTCTATTTCTACTATTGAGTTCGAGCCGGCACTGGTTCAGGACATGAAAGATAAGCTCGAGGAGTTTGCTCCACACGATCAGGCCACACGTCATGGTGAAACCTGGGGCGACGATAATGGTTTTTCGCACATGCGAGCGACCATGATGGGGCCAGGAATAACAGTGCCATTGCATAAAGGGGAACCCGTCTTGGGGATGTGGCAGCAGGTGGTGATTTTTAATCACGATAACAAGGCCCGCGATCGCAGAATTTTTCTGCAGGTGATGGGAAAGTAA
- the rlmB gene encoding 23S rRNA (guanosine(2251)-2'-O)-methyltransferase RlmB, translating to MSNDDQNIYIYGRNPIKEALTNEAERVEKIFVRDSLHDSQLPELFNLASQHRIPISHVPGSKLYDLVGSVNDQGVVALMSQISYQDFGNWLDSVDTSTYPAVLLLDEIEDPGNLGAILRTAAAAGIEAVLVPKHRQAPVNATVHKTSAGTAGRIPIVRVGNLNQAIMELKDEGFWIGGLDMDGEQKLWDLEIDRPLAFVVGSEGSGISQKTLEHCDYKFRIPMENRVESLNASVSAALLCYEWKRKSQS from the coding sequence ATGTCGAACGATGATCAAAATATTTATATCTATGGCCGTAATCCGATCAAAGAAGCATTAACAAATGAAGCCGAACGCGTTGAAAAAATATTTGTGCGCGATTCGCTGCATGATTCTCAGCTTCCTGAATTGTTTAATTTAGCATCCCAACACCGTATACCCATATCGCATGTGCCGGGTTCCAAGCTTTATGATTTAGTAGGTAGTGTAAATGATCAGGGCGTTGTGGCCTTGATGAGCCAAATTTCTTATCAGGATTTTGGAAACTGGCTCGACTCTGTTGATACGTCGACTTATCCGGCCGTTCTGCTGCTTGATGAAATTGAAGATCCAGGCAATTTAGGTGCTATACTTCGCACTGCTGCCGCAGCGGGAATAGAAGCAGTATTGGTACCGAAACATCGCCAGGCGCCTGTCAATGCAACCGTGCATAAAACTTCAGCTGGCACAGCGGGACGTATTCCCATTGTGCGCGTTGGGAATCTCAACCAAGCGATTATGGAGCTGAAAGACGAAGGATTTTGGATAGGAGGGCTTGATATGGACGGTGAGCAAAAGCTTTGGGATCTTGAAATAGATCGTCCCCTGGCATTTGTGGTAGGCAGCGAAGGTTCGGGCATTAGCCAAAAAACACTGGAGCACTGCGACTACAAATTTCGCATTCCTATGGAGAATAGAGTTGAGTCGCTAAACGCATCAGTCAGTGCAGCCCTGCTTTGCTACGAGTGGAAGCGCAAAAGTCAGTCGTAA
- a CDS encoding TerC family protein, with protein sequence MEHSFLLWSIFNVFIIAMLIVDLVVLHKEDEAVSIKEALYWTGVWIVLALIFGVGVYYYMGSQTALDYYTGYLIEKSLSVDNIFVFLLVFTYFKVPDEFQHKVLFWGIFGALVMRLVFIFTGVALIERFHWIIYVFGGFLVFTGIKLAMEKDKEVHPERNPVLKLVRRILPTTKSYHGSKFFIQKMGRLIATPLFIVLVVIETTDLIFALDSIPAILAITRDEFIIYSSNAFAILGLRALYFAVSGIMRLFHYLHYGLSLILVFVGIKMLLSDIYHIPTPYALTFVVGALALSVVASILYPQEEEPIAQENLPNE encoded by the coding sequence TTGGAACACTCATTTCTGCTTTGGTCGATCTTCAATGTGTTTATCATAGCGATGCTCATTGTTGACCTGGTTGTACTTCACAAAGAGGATGAGGCCGTTAGTATCAAAGAGGCTCTGTACTGGACGGGCGTTTGGATTGTGCTGGCTCTCATTTTCGGTGTTGGCGTATATTATTATATGGGCTCCCAAACCGCCCTCGACTACTATACCGGCTACCTGATTGAAAAATCCCTGAGCGTTGATAACATCTTCGTATTCCTGCTGGTTTTCACCTACTTTAAAGTACCGGATGAATTCCAGCACAAAGTATTGTTCTGGGGCATTTTTGGAGCGTTGGTCATGCGACTTGTATTTATTTTTACTGGCGTAGCCCTCATTGAACGTTTCCACTGGATTATCTACGTCTTTGGAGGCTTTCTTGTCTTTACAGGAATTAAACTGGCGATGGAAAAAGATAAAGAGGTCCATCCCGAACGGAACCCAGTACTTAAATTAGTCCGCCGTATTTTACCGACCACCAAAAGTTACCATGGATCCAAATTCTTCATTCAAAAAATGGGTCGCCTTATTGCCACGCCCCTGTTTATTGTATTGGTGGTTATCGAAACCACTGATCTGATTTTTGCCCTTGATTCCATCCCTGCAATTTTAGCCATCACGCGCGATGAATTCATCATCTATAGTTCCAACGCCTTTGCTATTTTAGGTCTCCGAGCTCTTTATTTTGCCGTTTCCGGAATTATGCGATTGTTTCATTACCTGCATTATGGATTGTCACTGATTCTCGTTTTTGTAGGCATAAAAATGTTGCTTTCTGATATATATCACATTCCCACACCATATGCCCTGACATTCGTCGTGGGAGCACTTGCCCTCTCTGTCGTAGCCTCGATCCTATATCCTCAAGAAGAGGAGCCTATAGCACAAGAAAACCTGCCCAACGAATAA
- the thpR gene encoding RNA 2',3'-cyclic phosphodiesterase has translation MRLFIAIPISDAVKQKIGDLQQPIEGIRWQENEQMHLTLKFVGEADMQLKKSLQKRLDEIEHPTFTIDLKGFGYFPERGRPKVLWIGLRENSSLRVLQQKVEQKCQAVGIAPEDRPYKPHVTMARVQGASKRTVNAFINEHKKFTVRDMMINQFVLYKSKLQPDGAQHSRLQTFLLNDGT, from the coding sequence ATGCGTCTATTTATAGCAATTCCCATATCGGATGCTGTAAAACAGAAAATAGGTGATCTGCAGCAGCCTATTGAAGGGATTCGCTGGCAGGAAAATGAGCAGATGCATCTAACCCTGAAGTTTGTAGGGGAAGCGGATATGCAGCTTAAAAAATCATTACAAAAGCGGTTAGATGAAATCGAACATCCCACTTTCACTATTGACCTGAAGGGGTTTGGGTATTTCCCGGAGCGTGGACGTCCTAAGGTTTTGTGGATAGGTCTTCGAGAAAACTCATCCCTTAGGGTATTACAACAAAAAGTGGAGCAGAAATGTCAAGCTGTAGGTATTGCTCCCGAAGATCGTCCGTATAAACCACATGTTACGATGGCTCGAGTTCAGGGAGCTTCTAAGCGGACTGTTAATGCTTTTATCAATGAGCACAAGAAATTCACAGTTCGTGATATGATGATCAATCAATTTGTGCTGTATAAAAGCAAGCTTCAGCCGGATGGGGCTCAACACAGCCGCTTGCAAACCTTTTTACTAAATGACGGTACATGA
- a CDS encoding alpha/beta hydrolase, with translation MVRILQSFLWILISLAAGYFLLVLLMYVLQSQLVYHPQKKITYTPDDIGLRYEDITFATDDNISLHGWHIPAERSGVTVLYFHGNAGNISGRLQTIQLLHELGLNVFIFDYRGYGKSKGTPTEQGTYQDAEAAWNYLTAQKNLDGNKIVIMGRSLGGAVASWLAARKNPGAVVIESTFTSAADLGADIYPWLPVRWMLKFEYNTLKNMKQIQVPLFMAHSVDDKVVPYHHGEQLFEVANEPKKFVELRGSHGSGFWETGDTYRQALQKFLTAHLKNQ, from the coding sequence ATGGTGCGTATTTTGCAGTCATTTCTGTGGATTCTTATAAGCCTTGCTGCCGGATATTTTTTGTTGGTTTTACTGATGTACGTGTTACAGTCGCAGCTGGTTTATCATCCGCAAAAAAAGATTACCTATACGCCGGATGATATTGGGTTAAGATATGAGGATATAACGTTTGCTACGGACGATAATATCAGTCTGCACGGCTGGCATATTCCTGCCGAACGTTCGGGTGTAACTGTCCTCTATTTCCACGGCAATGCAGGGAATATATCAGGACGTCTACAAACGATTCAGTTATTGCACGAGCTGGGGCTTAATGTATTTATTTTTGATTATCGAGGATATGGTAAAAGCAAGGGGACACCAACGGAGCAGGGAACATATCAGGATGCTGAGGCTGCCTGGAACTATCTAACTGCGCAAAAGAATTTAGATGGCAATAAAATTGTAATAATGGGACGTTCGCTGGGAGGGGCTGTAGCGTCATGGTTGGCGGCGCGTAAAAATCCAGGTGCTGTTGTAATTGAATCAACATTCACATCGGCGGCAGATTTGGGAGCAGATATTTACCCCTGGCTGCCTGTGCGTTGGATGCTCAAGTTTGAGTATAATACGCTGAAAAATATGAAGCAGATACAAGTTCCACTGTTTATGGCCCATAGCGTAGATGATAAAGTCGTGCCGTATCATCATGGCGAACAACTTTTTGAGGTTGCTAATGAGCCCAAGAAATTTGTAGAGCTGCGGGGTTCACATGGTTCCGGGTTTTGGGAAACCGGAGATACGTATCGACAGGCACTCCAGAAATTTTTAACGGCTCACCTTAAAAATCAGTAA
- a CDS encoding MBL fold metallo-hydrolase produces the protein MNISKAGYHGILLPDLNIGFDYSGTNTQHTFISHAHADHMPRNRNSSVYCSPNTLKLMQRRGYKGNATVMDFGESIETDGARVTLYPAGHILGSAMVYVESDEGSVLYTGDYRTPPSPASEGFSIPNQVDHFITEATFGLPIYKWDSYKKLGREIRSFAANTLSDECTPVFLAYNLGKAQEVMHLLAPLGHKVQIHGAGYKMCDVYEEAGINLGDYESYNRDTCEGKILITTNSTLNNGFASNIRNKRIAYCSGWATREATRSQLTVHKLIPLSDHLDFFELIRLCEELNPQKVHITHTPNADVVRHYLNERNIESRFLDMEIEEDD, from the coding sequence ATGAACATTAGCAAGGCGGGATATCACGGTATTCTGCTTCCGGATCTCAATATCGGCTTCGACTACAGTGGCACCAACACGCAACACACCTTTATCTCGCACGCTCATGCCGATCACATGCCGCGTAATCGCAACAGCAGCGTATACTGTTCCCCCAATACGCTCAAACTAATGCAGCGCCGCGGCTATAAAGGTAATGCCACGGTTATGGATTTTGGAGAGTCCATCGAAACTGATGGAGCACGAGTTACACTCTATCCAGCCGGACATATTTTAGGTTCAGCAATGGTGTACGTAGAATCGGATGAAGGGTCGGTACTATACACCGGCGACTATCGCACGCCGCCGTCTCCCGCTTCAGAGGGATTTTCCATTCCCAACCAAGTCGATCATTTTATTACCGAAGCTACTTTTGGGCTACCTATCTACAAATGGGACTCCTATAAAAAACTCGGCCGGGAAATACGTTCGTTTGCTGCCAATACCCTGAGCGACGAATGTACTCCTGTTTTTCTGGCATATAACCTTGGCAAAGCACAGGAAGTGATGCACTTGTTGGCTCCACTTGGACATAAAGTGCAAATTCACGGAGCGGGATATAAAATGTGTGATGTATACGAAGAGGCGGGTATTAACTTGGGAGATTATGAATCCTACAATCGCGATACTTGTGAGGGAAAAATCCTTATCACTACGAATTCAACCCTCAACAACGGCTTTGCTTCTAACATCCGCAACAAACGCATTGCTTACTGTTCGGGATGGGCTACCCGAGAAGCAACGCGAAGCCAACTAACAGTCCATAAACTGATCCCACTATCCGACCATCTCGACTTTTTTGAGCTGATACGCCTATGCGAAGAACTAAATCCTCAGAAAGTGCATATTACACATACCCCCAATGCTGATGTTGTCCGGCATTACCTCAACGAACGAAATATTGAATCCCGCTTTTTAGATATGGAGATCGAAGAAGATGATTAG
- a CDS encoding ATP-dependent DNA ligase encodes MTKTDISSFQQLAETAQQINEMRSTNAKISLCADYFCSLEDMDLRLAARFLGEGAFSSISGKRATIGSHTYSTCAADFCEIDYEKVFKPCKTALGSASEAIEKLMNNIEAARTKRQPNQLTLHQIESLYEDIHQVSSRDDKQEILCEAWRQMTPVEIKFFIRIMTRGSLRIGFETKSVISALAQAFAKELDSVRYAHMITGSIGKTAVLCKNDRLAEASFRLFHPLSFMLASPIESRTVKNLDDYIAEEKFDGMRAQVHVSGQQVEIYSRDLNNVTHSFPEIKQVFLKKNTPDLVLDGEICVFKNDEILPFQLLQKRMGRKKPSKKVLEQYPVLFIAYDLLYHQNKPTFEHTLIERRQLLEQLSNQYKIPITNQLEVRDSNHVEKLFGRALAHGNEGLMLKKKDSTYEYGERRKSWLKVKKPGGTLDTVLMYAHAGSGKRRGYYSDFTLGIRVAEDERYEEEFIPIGKAYGGYTDKEMKRLNERIKDLTVEKYGPTLGLIPKIVVELEFDGIQQNKRTKAKYSLRLPRFKAIRWDLSPKDTDTLKDVERMYQEKINRDRLKQDENPSFLFK; translated from the coding sequence ATGACAAAAACAGACATTTCATCTTTTCAACAACTTGCTGAGACAGCCCAACAGATCAACGAAATGCGCAGTACCAATGCTAAAATTTCGTTGTGTGCTGATTATTTTTGCTCTCTTGAAGATATGGATTTACGTCTGGCTGCTCGTTTTTTAGGAGAAGGAGCTTTCTCATCCATCTCGGGAAAGCGAGCCACAATAGGCAGCCATACCTATTCTACCTGCGCAGCCGACTTCTGCGAAATAGATTACGAAAAAGTATTTAAACCGTGTAAAACAGCATTAGGCAGTGCTTCGGAAGCTATCGAAAAGCTAATGAATAATATTGAAGCTGCACGTACCAAACGTCAACCCAACCAACTGACTCTTCATCAAATAGAGAGCTTATACGAAGATATCCACCAAGTTTCGTCACGGGATGATAAGCAAGAAATTCTTTGTGAAGCGTGGCGGCAAATGACTCCAGTCGAAATAAAGTTTTTTATCCGGATCATGACGCGGGGCTCACTACGGATCGGCTTCGAAACTAAAAGCGTGATATCGGCTTTGGCTCAGGCTTTTGCTAAAGAACTGGATTCCGTTCGCTATGCCCACATGATTACTGGCAGCATCGGCAAAACGGCCGTACTTTGTAAAAACGATCGGCTGGCTGAAGCCTCTTTTCGTCTATTTCATCCCCTCTCATTCATGCTGGCTTCGCCCATCGAAAGTCGTACCGTCAAAAACCTTGATGATTACATCGCCGAAGAAAAATTTGATGGCATGCGAGCACAAGTGCATGTCAGCGGACAACAGGTTGAAATTTATTCTCGGGATCTCAATAATGTCACGCACTCATTTCCCGAGATTAAACAGGTCTTCTTGAAAAAGAATACGCCGGATTTAGTTCTGGATGGCGAAATATGTGTATTCAAGAATGATGAAATCCTGCCATTTCAACTGCTACAAAAGCGAATGGGACGCAAGAAACCAAGTAAAAAAGTGCTGGAGCAATATCCTGTCCTGTTTATTGCTTACGACCTGCTCTATCATCAAAATAAACCTACCTTTGAACATACGCTGATCGAGCGCCGTCAACTATTAGAGCAACTATCCAATCAGTATAAAATCCCTATTACAAACCAGCTTGAAGTTCGGGATTCTAATCACGTCGAAAAGCTCTTTGGTCGGGCACTGGCCCATGGCAACGAAGGACTTATGCTCAAAAAGAAAGACAGCACCTACGAGTACGGGGAACGTCGCAAATCGTGGCTCAAAGTTAAAAAGCCGGGCGGCACGCTCGACACGGTACTGATGTATGCTCATGCCGGATCCGGTAAACGGAGAGGCTATTATTCCGATTTCACCTTGGGTATTCGAGTGGCCGAAGACGAACGTTACGAAGAAGAATTCATCCCTATTGGCAAAGCCTATGGCGGTTATACCGATAAAGAAATGAAACGGCTGAACGAGCGTATCAAAGATCTGACGGTCGAAAAGTACGGTCCCACACTTGGACTTATCCCCAAAATTGTAGTGGAGCTGGAGTTTGATGGTATCCAGCAAAACAAACGCACCAAGGCGAAATACTCGTTACGACTACCTCGATTCAAGGCTATTCGTTGGGATTTATCGCCCAAGGATACCGATACACTCAAAGATGTAGAGCGGATGTACCAAGAAAAGATCAATCGGGATCGATTAAAACAAGACGAAAATCCATCGTTTTTATTTAAGTAA
- a CDS encoding acylphosphatase — translation MQQAHVFIEGRVQGVGFRHFAQVNAEEVGVFGWIKNLPDGRVEAVFAGPMDHIREMVNRCEEGPGPSRVDNIDVTVEETDEEYDDFEVRYH, via the coding sequence ATGCAGCAGGCGCATGTATTTATCGAAGGACGGGTACAAGGAGTAGGATTTCGTCATTTTGCACAAGTGAACGCTGAAGAAGTAGGCGTTTTCGGTTGGATTAAAAATCTGCCTGATGGTAGGGTGGAGGCCGTTTTCGCCGGACCTATGGATCATATTAGAGAGATGGTCAACCGTTGTGAAGAAGGCCCGGGACCCAGCCGCGTTGATAATATTGATGTAACGGTAGAGGAGACTGATGAGGAGTATGATGACTTTGAGGTCCGCTACCATTAA